A window of the Streptomyces albireticuli genome harbors these coding sequences:
- a CDS encoding VOC family protein, with protein sequence MASSLYSIVIDAHDMRAQARFWCDVLDWRILHADDLEVTIGADVSATPGLTFVPVEEGKTIKNRLHIDLNPDDRDAEVERIIALGARRADIGQSPDVTWVVLEDPEGNEFCVLAPKKSLIG encoded by the coding sequence ATGGCTTCTTCGCTCTACAGCATCGTGATCGATGCACACGACATGCGCGCGCAGGCACGTTTCTGGTGCGACGTCCTCGACTGGCGGATCCTCCACGCCGACGACCTGGAGGTCACCATCGGCGCCGACGTCTCGGCGACCCCCGGCCTCACCTTCGTGCCCGTGGAGGAAGGCAAGACGATCAAGAACCGGTTGCACATCGACCTCAACCCCGACGACCGGGACGCGGAGGTGGAAAGGATCATCGCGCTCGGCGCCCGGCGGGCGGACATCGGGCAGAGCCCGGACGTGACCTGGGTGGTTCTGGAGGACCCCGAGGGCAATGAGTTCTGCGTGCTCGCCCCGAAGAAGTCCCTGATCGGCTGA
- a CDS encoding DMT family transporter — protein MVYVTLAGAILAEILATTSMKFSEGFSKLWPSLGTAVGYLIAFALLAQTLKTMSVGTAYAIWSGAGTAVVAAIGMVFLGEAVTAARLGGVLLVIAGVVVLNLGGASH, from the coding sequence ATGGTGTACGTGACCCTCGCCGGCGCGATCCTCGCCGAGATCCTCGCCACCACCTCGATGAAGTTCAGCGAGGGCTTCAGCAAGCTGTGGCCCTCGCTGGGCACCGCGGTGGGGTACCTGATCGCCTTCGCCCTGCTCGCCCAGACGCTCAAGACCATGAGCGTCGGCACCGCCTACGCCATCTGGTCCGGCGCCGGCACCGCCGTCGTGGCCGCCATCGGCATGGTCTTCCTGGGTGAGGCGGTCACCGCCGCCCGGCTCGGCGGCGTGCTGCTGGTGATCGCCGGCGTGGTCGTCCTCAACCTCGGCGGGGCGTCCCACTGA
- a CDS encoding bifunctional 3-phenylpropionate/cinnamic acid dioxygenase ferredoxin subunit — protein sequence MSETFVRACGLSELEDDTPKRVELGGTPVALVRTEGEVYAINDICSHANVSLSEGEVEDCAIECWLHGSSFDLRTGKPSGLPATRPVPVYPVKIEGDDVLVSVTQES from the coding sequence ATGAGCGAGACCTTCGTCCGCGCCTGCGGCCTGAGCGAGCTGGAGGACGACACCCCCAAGCGGGTCGAGCTCGGCGGCACGCCGGTCGCGCTCGTCCGCACCGAGGGCGAGGTGTACGCGATAAACGACATCTGCTCCCACGCGAACGTCTCGCTGTCCGAGGGCGAGGTGGAGGACTGCGCGATCGAGTGCTGGCTGCACGGCTCCAGCTTCGACCTGCGCACCGGCAAGCCCTCCGGACTGCCCGCCACGCGCCCCGTCCCCGTATACCCCGTCAAGATCGAAGGGGACGACGTGCTCGTCTCCGTCACCCAGGAGTCCTGA
- a CDS encoding cysteine desulfurase — MTILPGLLDTEAIRKDFPILDRTVHDGKKIVYLDSAATSQKPRQVLDALNDYYERHNANVHRGVYTIAEEATALYEGARDKVAAFVNAPSRDEVIFTKNASESLNLVANMLGWADEPYRVDHDTEIVITEMEHHSNIVPWQLLSQRTGAKLKWFGLTDDGRLDLSNIEEIITEKTKVVSFVLVSNIMGTFNPVEAIVRRAQEVGALVVVDASQAAPHMVLDVQALQADFVAFTGHKMCGPTGIGVLWGRQELLEDLPPFLGGGEMIETVSMHSSTYAPAPHKFEAGTPPIAQAVGLGAAVDYLSAIGMENIARHEHAITEYAVRRLQEVPDLRIIGPTTAEDRGATISFTLGDIHPHDVGQVLDEQGIAVRVGHHCARPVCLRYGIPATTRASFYLYSTPGEVDALVEGLEHVRNFFG, encoded by the coding sequence GTGACGATACTGCCGGGCCTTCTCGACACCGAGGCGATCCGTAAGGACTTCCCCATCCTGGACCGCACGGTCCACGACGGGAAGAAGATCGTTTACCTGGACTCCGCGGCGACCTCGCAGAAGCCGCGCCAGGTGCTCGACGCGCTGAACGACTACTACGAGCGCCACAACGCCAACGTCCACCGCGGTGTCTACACGATCGCCGAGGAGGCCACGGCACTCTACGAGGGCGCGCGTGACAAGGTCGCCGCGTTCGTCAACGCGCCCAGCCGCGACGAGGTGATCTTCACCAAGAACGCCTCGGAGTCGCTGAACCTCGTCGCGAACATGCTGGGCTGGGCCGACGAGCCCTACCGGGTGGACCACGACACCGAGATCGTCATCACGGAGATGGAGCACCACTCCAACATCGTCCCGTGGCAGCTGCTCTCGCAGCGCACCGGCGCGAAGCTGAAGTGGTTCGGCCTCACCGACGACGGCCGGCTGGACCTGTCCAACATCGAAGAGATCATCACCGAGAAGACCAAGGTCGTCTCGTTCGTGCTGGTCTCCAACATCATGGGCACGTTCAACCCCGTCGAGGCGATCGTCCGCCGGGCCCAGGAGGTCGGCGCGCTCGTCGTCGTCGACGCCTCCCAGGCCGCCCCGCACATGGTGCTGGACGTCCAGGCGCTCCAGGCCGACTTCGTGGCCTTCACCGGCCACAAGATGTGCGGTCCGACGGGCATCGGCGTGCTGTGGGGCCGCCAGGAGCTCCTGGAGGACCTGCCGCCCTTCCTCGGCGGCGGCGAGATGATCGAGACCGTCTCGATGCACTCCTCCACGTACGCCCCCGCGCCGCACAAGTTCGAGGCGGGTACGCCCCCGATCGCCCAGGCCGTCGGCCTCGGCGCCGCGGTGGACTACCTCTCGGCGATCGGCATGGAGAACATCGCCCGCCATGAGCACGCGATCACCGAGTACGCGGTGCGCAGGCTCCAGGAGGTCCCGGACCTGCGGATCATCGGCCCCACCACGGCCGAGGACCGCGGCGCCACCATCTCCTTCACGCTCGGTGACATCCACCCGCACGACGTGGGCCAGGTCCTCGACGAGCAGGGCATCGCGGTCCGGGTCGGCCACCACTGCGCGCGGCCGGTCTGCCTGCGGTACGGAATTCCCGCGACCACGCGAGCGTCGTTCTATCTGTACTCCACTCCCGGCGAGGTCGACGCCCTCGTCGAGGGCCTGGAGCATGTACGGAACTTTTTCGGTTAA
- a CDS encoding metal-sulfur cluster assembly factor, translating into MSDELETTTAEAAAVTTKPASEEEVREALYDVVDPELGIDVVNLGLIYGIHVDDANIATLDMTLTSAACPLTDVIEDQAKSATEGIVNELRINWVWMPPWGPDKITDDGREQLRALGFNV; encoded by the coding sequence ATGAGCGACGAACTGGAGACGACGACCGCCGAGGCGGCCGCCGTGACGACCAAGCCCGCCTCCGAGGAGGAGGTGCGCGAGGCGCTGTACGACGTGGTCGACCCCGAGCTGGGCATCGACGTCGTCAACCTCGGCCTGATCTACGGCATCCATGTCGACGACGCCAACATCGCCACCCTCGACATGACGCTCACGTCCGCGGCCTGCCCGCTGACCGACGTCATCGAGGACCAGGCGAAGTCGGCCACCGAGGGCATCGTGAACGAGCTCCGGATCAACTGGGTCTGGATGCCGCCGTGGGGCCCGGACAAGATCACGGACGACGGCCGTGAGCAGCTCCGGGCGCTGGGCTTCAACGTCTGA
- the sufU gene encoding Fe-S cluster assembly sulfur transfer protein SufU has product MKLDSMYQDVILDHYKHPHGRGLRTGDAEVHHVNPTCGDEITLRVRLAGETIEDVSYEGQGCSISQASASVLNDLLVGKDLAEARRIQETFLELMQSKGKVEPDDEMEEVLEDAVAFAGVSKYPARVKCALLSWMAWKDATAQALSEGKTA; this is encoded by the coding sequence GTGAAGCTTGATTCGATGTACCAGGACGTCATCCTGGACCACTACAAGCACCCCCACGGGCGGGGCTTGCGGACCGGCGACGCCGAGGTGCACCACGTCAACCCGACGTGCGGTGACGAGATCACGCTGCGCGTGCGGCTCGCCGGCGAGACCATCGAAGACGTCTCGTACGAGGGCCAGGGCTGCTCCATCAGCCAGGCCAGCGCCTCCGTGCTCAACGACCTGCTCGTCGGCAAGGACCTCGCCGAGGCCCGCCGGATCCAGGAGACCTTCCTGGAGCTGATGCAGTCCAAGGGCAAGGTCGAGCCGGACGACGAGATGGAGGAGGTGCTGGAGGACGCGGTCGCGTTCGCCGGCGTCTCCAAGTACCCCGCCCGGGTGAAGTGCGCGCTGCTCAGCTGGATGGCGTGGAAGGACGCGACAGCGCAGGCGCTGTCCGAAGGGAAGACCGCATGA
- the sufC gene encoding Fe-S cluster assembly ATPase SufC, with amino-acid sequence MATLEIHDLHVSVEAENGPREILRGVDLTVKQGETHAIMGPNGSGKSTLAYSLAGHPKYTITGGAVTLDGEDVLEMSVDERARAGVFLAMQYPVEVPGVSVSNFLRTSATAIRGEAPKLRTWVKEVKGAMERLNMDPAFAERNVNEGFSGGEKKRHEILQLELLKPKIAILDETDSGLDVDALRQVSEGVNRVRETGEVGTLLITHYTRILRYIKPDFVHVFSGGRIVESGGAELADKLENEGYEAYQTKGGVTA; translated from the coding sequence ATGGCAACGCTTGAGATCCACGACCTGCACGTCTCCGTCGAGGCCGAGAACGGCCCCCGCGAGATCCTGCGCGGCGTCGACCTGACCGTGAAGCAGGGCGAGACCCACGCCATCATGGGCCCCAACGGCTCCGGCAAGTCGACCCTGGCGTACTCCCTGGCCGGTCACCCCAAGTACACGATCACCGGCGGCGCCGTCACCCTCGACGGCGAGGACGTCCTGGAGATGTCCGTCGACGAGCGCGCCCGCGCCGGCGTCTTCCTCGCCATGCAGTACCCGGTCGAGGTCCCCGGCGTCTCGGTCTCCAACTTCCTGCGCACCTCCGCCACCGCCATCCGCGGCGAGGCCCCCAAGCTGCGCACCTGGGTGAAGGAGGTCAAGGGGGCCATGGAGCGCCTCAACATGGACCCCGCCTTCGCCGAGCGCAACGTCAACGAGGGCTTCTCCGGCGGTGAGAAGAAGCGCCACGAGATCCTCCAGCTGGAGCTCCTCAAGCCGAAGATCGCGATCCTCGACGAGACCGACTCCGGCCTCGACGTCGACGCCCTGCGCCAGGTCTCCGAGGGCGTCAACCGCGTCCGCGAGACGGGTGAGGTCGGCACCCTGCTGATCACCCACTACACCCGCATCCTGCGCTACATCAAGCCCGACTTCGTCCACGTCTTCTCCGGCGGCCGCATCGTCGAGTCCGGCGGTGCCGAGCTCGCCGACAAGCTGGAGAACGAGGGTTACGAGGCCTACCAGACGAAGGGTGGCGTCACCGCGTGA
- the sufD gene encoding Fe-S cluster assembly protein SufD: MADNTPAGSTTDGAIQVGGPQQPIDARVSAPASYDVADFPVPHGREEEWRFTPLARLRGLHDGTAVANGGVKVEVTAPQGVTVETVGRDDARLGRAGKPVDRVAAQAYSSFEKASVVSIPKDTVLTEPVLISVHGEGGVAFGHQVVEIGAFAEAVVVLDHTGDATLAANVEYLIGDGAKLTVVSVQDWEPTAVHAAQHTALIGRDASFKSVVVTFGGDLVRLHPRVVYGAPGGEAELYGLYFTDKGQHQEHRLFVDHDTPHCRSNVAYKGALQGQDAHAVWIGDVLIRAAAEGTDTYELNRNLVLTDGARVDSVPNLEIETGEIVGAGHASATGRFDDEQLFYLMARGIPADEARRLVVRGFFAELVQQIGIPDLEERLIGKIEAELEAAVA; the protein is encoded by the coding sequence GCGGACTTCCCCGTGCCGCACGGCCGCGAGGAGGAGTGGCGGTTCACCCCGCTGGCGCGCCTCCGCGGCCTGCACGACGGCACCGCGGTCGCGAACGGCGGCGTCAAGGTCGAGGTGACCGCCCCCCAGGGCGTCACCGTCGAGACCGTCGGCCGTGACGACGCCCGCCTCGGCCGGGCGGGCAAGCCGGTCGACCGCGTCGCCGCCCAGGCCTACAGCTCCTTCGAGAAGGCCTCGGTCGTCTCGATCCCCAAGGACACCGTGCTCACCGAGCCCGTCCTGATCTCCGTGCACGGCGAGGGCGGCGTCGCCTTCGGCCACCAGGTCGTCGAGATCGGCGCCTTCGCGGAGGCCGTCGTCGTCCTCGACCACACCGGCGACGCCACGCTCGCCGCCAACGTCGAGTACCTCATCGGCGACGGCGCCAAGCTCACCGTGGTCTCGGTCCAGGACTGGGAGCCGACCGCGGTGCACGCCGCCCAGCACACCGCGCTGATCGGCCGGGACGCCTCCTTCAAGTCCGTGGTCGTCACCTTCGGCGGCGACCTGGTCCGCCTCCACCCCCGGGTCGTCTACGGCGCCCCCGGCGGCGAGGCCGAGCTCTACGGCCTGTACTTCACCGACAAGGGCCAGCACCAGGAGCACCGCCTCTTCGTCGACCACGACACCCCGCACTGCCGCAGCAACGTCGCCTACAAGGGCGCGCTCCAGGGCCAGGACGCCCACGCGGTCTGGATCGGCGACGTACTCATCCGCGCCGCCGCCGAGGGCACCGACACCTACGAGCTCAACCGCAACCTCGTCCTCACCGACGGCGCGCGCGTCGACTCCGTGCCCAACCTGGAGATCGAGACCGGCGAGATCGTCGGCGCCGGCCACGCCTCCGCGACCGGCCGCTTCGACGACGAGCAGCTCTTCTACCTGATGGCCCGCGGCATCCCCGCCGACGAGGCCCGCCGGCTGGTCGTCCGCGGCTTCTTCGCCGAGCTCGTCCAGCAGATCGGGATCCCGGACCTGGAGGAGCGCCTCATCGGCAAGATCGAGGCCGAGCTGGAAGCGGCGGTCGCATGA